A single window of Aphidius gifuensis isolate YNYX2018 linkage group LG1, ASM1490517v1, whole genome shotgun sequence DNA harbors:
- the LOC122858124 gene encoding JNK-interacting protein 3 isoform X3, translating into MDQETVYGTHEDSHVVMSEKVQSLAGSIYQEFERMIARYDEDVVKELMPLLVNVLECLDIAYTENQEHEVELELLREDNEQLVTQYEREKQLRKTADQKLLELEDVAEDERKELLSKIDSLESILRMLELKTKNSHDHVVRLEEKEAELKREYSRLHERYNELVKTHVDYMERTKMMVGSSERLENTTGGRGPARLPSLGLAHMSRSSGPLSYGFQSLETSMTAEDIQEESSSNGASLKSEMFDNNNDTIIEVTNKSQPSNNTENKTPIKKPFMDDSPETDVPPLPIVTPTTPVISKFSSTPGGRSKTEREQRSGNTLYQELSFQDADALGEMDEGADITGSWVHPGEYASSVNDNFFGMGKEVENLIMENNELLATKNALNIVKDDLIVKVDELTSEQEILREDVRGLQHAREKLRQRITILEDELKKAKEEAETAAKATKSDDEEDVPLAQRKRFTRVEMARVLMERNQYKERFMELQEAVRWTEMIRASKTDPASLSGGKQSVWKFFSNLFTGPADRGSISRNPNNLPHIRYSAPSNQVVPAPPLDAMRRRTLKNRHDFFDQGDTISSEKRVARLANERKEQYRQVRAHVRKEDGRLQAYGWSLPGKPSAPARQPVPVPVYCRPLQETEPGMKIWCGAGVNLSGGKTRDGGLAIGGSVFYADEAQEITTVKGEVEDAVEHLDKELQENEQRRIEAEKLEQQLSSLVWICTSTQKVSKVTVIDANNPAEILEVFNVCQSHLLCIASVPGAKENDYPQTNDDCSLRLVNGDTESIKNQHNNDGLIIVEDTTVNQGLNCLKTCDSDERSQEISDDHLSLDDKPSDESEKITDIDQNLSTEPQSLETIDSESTNLGKLHFVKCEPENLINEKNDETNDADKVDDNDKTSIEKMSSIQPTMWLGAQNGAVYVHSAVAKWSVCLHTVKLKDAALSIVHVQGRVLVALADGTVAIFRRGSDGQWDLSQHHIITLGSPQHSIRCMTAVSGKTVWCGYRNKIHVIDPILMTLECTVDAHPRRESQVRQLAWLGEGVWVSIRLDSTLRLYHAHTYQHLQDVDIEPYVSKMLGTGKLGFSFVRITALLISSNRLWIGTGNGVIISVPLSESAGGSLACSRVQAVSGKADAPGVGVRVFASERGVTPGSFIPYCSMAHAQLSFHGHRDAVKMFVAVPGHGGQSAASDGTQPAMLVLSGGEGYIDFRVGDGDETEEGLERSASASVNQEEHGEQSHLIVWQVQSPLPSSMNV; encoded by the exons atggatcAAGAAACTGTTTATGGTACACATGAAGACAGCCATGTGGTTATGTCAGAAAAAGTACAATCATTAGCTGGCAGTATTTATCAAGAATTTGAGCGTATGATTGCTCGTTATGATGAGGATGTTGTCAAAGAATTGATGCCTTTACTAGTCAATGTATTAGAGTGTCTTGATATTGCATATACTGAAAATCAAGAGCATGAAGTTGAATTGGAATTATTACGAGAAGACAATGAACAACTTGTCACTCAGTATGAAAGAGAAAAACAACTTAGAAAAACAGCTGATcag aaATTATTGGAACTTGAAGATGTGGCAGAGGATGAAAGAAAAGAATTACTATCAAAAATTGATAGTTTAGAATCAATTCTTCGCATGCTGGAACTCAAGACTAAAAATTCACATGATCATG ttgtgCGTCTTGAGGAAAAAGAGGCTGAATTAAAACGTGAATATTCACGATTGCATGAACGATACAATGAATTAGTTAAAACACATGTTGATTATATGGAAAGAACAAAAATGATGGTTGGTAGTTCAGAAAGACTAGAAAATACAACTGGTGGACGTGGTCCAGCAAGATTACCATCACTTGGATTAGCACATATGTCTAGAAGTTCTGGACCACTTAGTTATGGTTTTCAAAGTTTAGAAACAAGTATGACTGCTGAAGATATTCAAGAAGAATCATCAAGTAATGGAGCTAGTTTAAAATCAGAaatgtttgataataataatgatacaattATTGAAGTTACTAATAAAAGTCAACCAAGTAAtaatactgaaaataaaacgCCAATTAAAAAAC cattTATGGATGATAGTCCTGAGACTGATGTACCACCACTACCAATTGTCACACCAACAACACCAGTTATTTCCAAATTTTCAAGTACACCAGGTGGACGTAGTAAAACTGAACGAGAACAGCGTAGTGGTAATACACTCTATCAGGAATTGAGTTTTCAAGATGCTGATGCACTTGGTGAAATGGATGAGGGAGCAGATATTActg gcAGCTGGGTACATCCAGGAGAATATGCCTCATCGG TCAATGACAACTTTTTCG gaATGGGCAAAGAAGTTGAAAACTTGATAAtggaaaataatgaattgttGGCAACCaa gaATGCATTGAATATTGTCAAGGATGATTTAATTGTCAAAGTAGATGAGCTAACAAG tGAACAAGAAATACTTCGTGAAGATGTTCGAGGATTACAACACGCAAGAGAAAAACTTCGTCAACGAATAACTATTCTTGAAGATGAACTTAAAAAAGCCAAAGAAGAAGCAGAGACAGCTGCGAAAGCAACAAAaagtgatgatgaagaagacgTACCACTGGCTCAAAGAAAAAGATTTACAAGAGTTGAAATGGCTAGAGTACTTATGGAAAGAAATCAATACAAAGAAAGATTTATGGAATTACAAGAGGCTGTGAGATGGACAGAAATGATTAGAGCAAGTAAAACTGATCCAGCAAGTCTATCAGGGGGAAAACAGTCTGTCTGGAAGTT ttttagTAATCTTTTCACTGGACCAGCTGATCGGGGGTCAATTTCAAGAAATCCTAATAATTTACCACACATTAGATACAGTGCACCTTCAAATCAAGTTGTACCAGCACCACCACTTGATGCAATGCGTCGACGTACATTGAAAAATCGTCATGACTTTTTCGACCAGGGAGATACTAT ATCTTCGGAAAAACGAGTTGCAAGACTTGCCAATGAAAGAAAAGAACAATATCGTCAAGTTCGTGCTCATGTTAGAAAAGAAGATGGACGTTTACAAGCATATGGATGGAGCTTACCTGGTAAACCAAGTGCACCTGCAAGACAGCCAGTTCCTGTACCAGTATATTGTCGTCCACTTCAAGAAACTGAACCTGGAATGAAG atttggTGTGGAGCTGGTGTTAATTTAAGCGGTGGAAAAACTCGTGATGGTGGATTAGCAATTGGTGGTAGTGTTTTTTATGCTGATGAAGCACAAGAAATAACAACAGTTAAAGGTGAAGTTGAAGATGCTGTTGAACATTTAGATAAAGAATTACAAGAAAATGAACAACGTCGTATTGAAGCTGAAAAACTTGAACAACAATTAAGTTCACTTGTTTGGATATGTACATCAACTCAAAAAGTATCAAAAGTAACTGTGATAGATGCTAATAATCCAGCTGAAATTTTAGAAGTTTtcaatgtttgtcagagtcaTTTGTTATGTATAGCAAGTGTACCTGGTGCCAAAGAAAATGATTATCCACAAACTAATGATGATTGTTCATTGAGATTAGTTAATGGTGATActgaatcaattaaaaatcaacataACAATGATggtttaataattgttgaagatACAACAGTGAATCAAGGATTAAATTGTCTAAAAACATGTGATTCAGATGAACGTAGTCAAGAAATATCAGATGATCATTTATCATTGGATGATAAACCAAGTGATGAATCAGAAAAAATAACTGATATTGATCAAAATTTAAGTACTGAACCACAATCATTAGAAACAATTGATAgtgaatcaacaaatttagGAAAATTACATTTTGTTAAATGTGAACcagaaaatttgataaatgaaaaaaatgacgaGACAAATGATGCTGATaaagttgatgataatgataaaacatctattgaaaaaatgtcATCAATTCAACCAACAATGTGGCTTGGTGCACAGAATGGTGCTGTTTATGTACATTCAGCTGTTGCCAAATGGTCAGTATGTCTACACACTGTCAAACTTAAAGACGCGGCATTATCAATTGT ACATGTTCAGGGAAGAGTTTTAGTCGCTTTAGCTGATGGAACAGTTGCAATATTTAGAAGAGGTTCAGATGGACAATGGGATCTTTCACAGCATCATATAATAACACTAGGAAGTCCACAACATTCCATTAGATGTATGACAGCTGTCTCAGGAAAAACAGTTTGGTGTggttatagaaataaaattcatgttaTAGATCCAATTCTCATGACTCTCGAG TGTACTGTCGATGCACATCCAAGACGTGAATCACAAGTTAGACAGTTAGCTTGGCTTGGTGAAGGTGTTTGGGTCAGCATCAGACTTGATTCAACTTTAAGACTTTATCATGCTCATACTTATCAACATCTTCAGGATGTTGATATTGAGCCATATGTTAGTAAAATGTTAGGCACTGGAAAACTtggtttttcatttgttagaATAACTGCGTTGCTCATTTCATCAAATAGACTTTGGATTGGTACAGGAAATGGTGTTATTATATCAGTTCCATTATCAGAAA gtgcTGGTGGTTCATTGGCTTGCTCAAGAGTACAAGCAGTTAGTGGTAAAGCTGATGCACCTGGTGTTGGTGTACGTGTATTTGCATCTGAACGTGGAGTAACACCAGGTAGTTTTATACCTTATTGTAGTATGGCACATGCTCAACTTAGTTTTCATGGACATCGAGATGCAGTCAAAATGTTTGTTGCTGTCCcag gTCATGGTGGTCAGAGTGCTGCATCAGACGGTACACAACCAGCAATGCTGGTATTATCAGGTGGCGAGGGCTATATTGATTTTCGTGTTG GTGACGGCGACGAAACGGAAGAGGGCCTTGAACGATCAGCCAGTGCATCAGTTAATCAAGAAGAGCATGGTGAACAAAGTCATTTGATTGTATGGCAAGTTCAATCACCACTACCTTCAAGTATGAATGTCTAA
- the LOC122858124 gene encoding JNK-interacting protein 3 isoform X1, translating into MDQETVYGTHEDSHVVMSEKVQSLAGSIYQEFERMIARYDEDVVKELMPLLVNVLECLDIAYTENQEHEVELELLREDNEQLVTQYEREKQLRKTADQKLLELEDVAEDERKELLSKIDSLESILRMLELKTKNSHDHGTNDNAITSSPQRTHSYIVRLEEKEAELKREYSRLHERYNELVKTHVDYMERTKMMVGSSERLENTTGGRGPARLPSLGLAHMSRSSGPLSYGFQSLETSMTAEDIQEESSSNGASLKSEMFDNNNDTIIEVTNKSQPSNNTENKTPIKKPFMDDSPETDVPPLPIVTPTTPVISKFSSTPGGRSKTEREQRSGNTLYQELSFQDADALGEMDEGADITGSWVHPGEYASSVNDNFFGMGKEVENLIMENNELLATKNALNIVKDDLIVKVDELTSEQEILREDVRGLQHAREKLRQRITILEDELKKAKEEAETAAKATKSDDEEDVPLAQRKRFTRVEMARVLMERNQYKERFMELQEAVRWTEMIRASKTDPASLSGGKQSVWKFFSNLFTGPADRGSISRNPNNLPHIRYSAPSNQVVPAPPLDAMRRRTLKNRHDFFDQGDTISSEKRVARLANERKEQYRQVRAHVRKEDGRLQAYGWSLPGKPSAPARQPVPVPVYCRPLQETEPGMKIWCGAGVNLSGGKTRDGGLAIGGSVFYADEAQEITTVKGEVEDAVEHLDKELQENEQRRIEAEKLEQQLSSLVWICTSTQKVSKVTVIDANNPAEILEVFNVCQSHLLCIASVPGAKENDYPQTNDDCSLRLVNGDTESIKNQHNNDGLIIVEDTTVNQGLNCLKTCDSDERSQEISDDHLSLDDKPSDESEKITDIDQNLSTEPQSLETIDSESTNLGKLHFVKCEPENLINEKNDETNDADKVDDNDKTSIEKMSSIQPTMWLGAQNGAVYVHSAVAKWSVCLHTVKLKDAALSIVHVQGRVLVALADGTVAIFRRGSDGQWDLSQHHIITLGSPQHSIRCMTAVSGKTVWCGYRNKIHVIDPILMTLECTVDAHPRRESQVRQLAWLGEGVWVSIRLDSTLRLYHAHTYQHLQDVDIEPYVSKMLGTGKLGFSFVRITALLISSNRLWIGTGNGVIISVPLSESAGGSLACSRVQAVSGKADAPGVGVRVFASERGVTPGSFIPYCSMAHAQLSFHGHRDAVKMFVAVPGHGGQSAASDGTQPAMLVLSGGEGYIDFRVGDGDETEEGLERSASASVNQEEHGEQSHLIVWQVQSPLPSSMNV; encoded by the exons atggatcAAGAAACTGTTTATGGTACACATGAAGACAGCCATGTGGTTATGTCAGAAAAAGTACAATCATTAGCTGGCAGTATTTATCAAGAATTTGAGCGTATGATTGCTCGTTATGATGAGGATGTTGTCAAAGAATTGATGCCTTTACTAGTCAATGTATTAGAGTGTCTTGATATTGCATATACTGAAAATCAAGAGCATGAAGTTGAATTGGAATTATTACGAGAAGACAATGAACAACTTGTCACTCAGTATGAAAGAGAAAAACAACTTAGAAAAACAGCTGATcag aaATTATTGGAACTTGAAGATGTGGCAGAGGATGAAAGAAAAGAATTACTATCAAAAATTGATAGTTTAGAATCAATTCTTCGCATGCTGGAACTCAAGACTAAAAATTCACATGATCATGGTACAAATGATAATGCCATCACATCATCCCCTCAAAGAACACATTCCTACA ttgtgCGTCTTGAGGAAAAAGAGGCTGAATTAAAACGTGAATATTCACGATTGCATGAACGATACAATGAATTAGTTAAAACACATGTTGATTATATGGAAAGAACAAAAATGATGGTTGGTAGTTCAGAAAGACTAGAAAATACAACTGGTGGACGTGGTCCAGCAAGATTACCATCACTTGGATTAGCACATATGTCTAGAAGTTCTGGACCACTTAGTTATGGTTTTCAAAGTTTAGAAACAAGTATGACTGCTGAAGATATTCAAGAAGAATCATCAAGTAATGGAGCTAGTTTAAAATCAGAaatgtttgataataataatgatacaattATTGAAGTTACTAATAAAAGTCAACCAAGTAAtaatactgaaaataaaacgCCAATTAAAAAAC cattTATGGATGATAGTCCTGAGACTGATGTACCACCACTACCAATTGTCACACCAACAACACCAGTTATTTCCAAATTTTCAAGTACACCAGGTGGACGTAGTAAAACTGAACGAGAACAGCGTAGTGGTAATACACTCTATCAGGAATTGAGTTTTCAAGATGCTGATGCACTTGGTGAAATGGATGAGGGAGCAGATATTActg gcAGCTGGGTACATCCAGGAGAATATGCCTCATCGG TCAATGACAACTTTTTCG gaATGGGCAAAGAAGTTGAAAACTTGATAAtggaaaataatgaattgttGGCAACCaa gaATGCATTGAATATTGTCAAGGATGATTTAATTGTCAAAGTAGATGAGCTAACAAG tGAACAAGAAATACTTCGTGAAGATGTTCGAGGATTACAACACGCAAGAGAAAAACTTCGTCAACGAATAACTATTCTTGAAGATGAACTTAAAAAAGCCAAAGAAGAAGCAGAGACAGCTGCGAAAGCAACAAAaagtgatgatgaagaagacgTACCACTGGCTCAAAGAAAAAGATTTACAAGAGTTGAAATGGCTAGAGTACTTATGGAAAGAAATCAATACAAAGAAAGATTTATGGAATTACAAGAGGCTGTGAGATGGACAGAAATGATTAGAGCAAGTAAAACTGATCCAGCAAGTCTATCAGGGGGAAAACAGTCTGTCTGGAAGTT ttttagTAATCTTTTCACTGGACCAGCTGATCGGGGGTCAATTTCAAGAAATCCTAATAATTTACCACACATTAGATACAGTGCACCTTCAAATCAAGTTGTACCAGCACCACCACTTGATGCAATGCGTCGACGTACATTGAAAAATCGTCATGACTTTTTCGACCAGGGAGATACTAT ATCTTCGGAAAAACGAGTTGCAAGACTTGCCAATGAAAGAAAAGAACAATATCGTCAAGTTCGTGCTCATGTTAGAAAAGAAGATGGACGTTTACAAGCATATGGATGGAGCTTACCTGGTAAACCAAGTGCACCTGCAAGACAGCCAGTTCCTGTACCAGTATATTGTCGTCCACTTCAAGAAACTGAACCTGGAATGAAG atttggTGTGGAGCTGGTGTTAATTTAAGCGGTGGAAAAACTCGTGATGGTGGATTAGCAATTGGTGGTAGTGTTTTTTATGCTGATGAAGCACAAGAAATAACAACAGTTAAAGGTGAAGTTGAAGATGCTGTTGAACATTTAGATAAAGAATTACAAGAAAATGAACAACGTCGTATTGAAGCTGAAAAACTTGAACAACAATTAAGTTCACTTGTTTGGATATGTACATCAACTCAAAAAGTATCAAAAGTAACTGTGATAGATGCTAATAATCCAGCTGAAATTTTAGAAGTTTtcaatgtttgtcagagtcaTTTGTTATGTATAGCAAGTGTACCTGGTGCCAAAGAAAATGATTATCCACAAACTAATGATGATTGTTCATTGAGATTAGTTAATGGTGATActgaatcaattaaaaatcaacataACAATGATggtttaataattgttgaagatACAACAGTGAATCAAGGATTAAATTGTCTAAAAACATGTGATTCAGATGAACGTAGTCAAGAAATATCAGATGATCATTTATCATTGGATGATAAACCAAGTGATGAATCAGAAAAAATAACTGATATTGATCAAAATTTAAGTACTGAACCACAATCATTAGAAACAATTGATAgtgaatcaacaaatttagGAAAATTACATTTTGTTAAATGTGAACcagaaaatttgataaatgaaaaaaatgacgaGACAAATGATGCTGATaaagttgatgataatgataaaacatctattgaaaaaatgtcATCAATTCAACCAACAATGTGGCTTGGTGCACAGAATGGTGCTGTTTATGTACATTCAGCTGTTGCCAAATGGTCAGTATGTCTACACACTGTCAAACTTAAAGACGCGGCATTATCAATTGT ACATGTTCAGGGAAGAGTTTTAGTCGCTTTAGCTGATGGAACAGTTGCAATATTTAGAAGAGGTTCAGATGGACAATGGGATCTTTCACAGCATCATATAATAACACTAGGAAGTCCACAACATTCCATTAGATGTATGACAGCTGTCTCAGGAAAAACAGTTTGGTGTggttatagaaataaaattcatgttaTAGATCCAATTCTCATGACTCTCGAG TGTACTGTCGATGCACATCCAAGACGTGAATCACAAGTTAGACAGTTAGCTTGGCTTGGTGAAGGTGTTTGGGTCAGCATCAGACTTGATTCAACTTTAAGACTTTATCATGCTCATACTTATCAACATCTTCAGGATGTTGATATTGAGCCATATGTTAGTAAAATGTTAGGCACTGGAAAACTtggtttttcatttgttagaATAACTGCGTTGCTCATTTCATCAAATAGACTTTGGATTGGTACAGGAAATGGTGTTATTATATCAGTTCCATTATCAGAAA gtgcTGGTGGTTCATTGGCTTGCTCAAGAGTACAAGCAGTTAGTGGTAAAGCTGATGCACCTGGTGTTGGTGTACGTGTATTTGCATCTGAACGTGGAGTAACACCAGGTAGTTTTATACCTTATTGTAGTATGGCACATGCTCAACTTAGTTTTCATGGACATCGAGATGCAGTCAAAATGTTTGTTGCTGTCCcag gTCATGGTGGTCAGAGTGCTGCATCAGACGGTACACAACCAGCAATGCTGGTATTATCAGGTGGCGAGGGCTATATTGATTTTCGTGTTG GTGACGGCGACGAAACGGAAGAGGGCCTTGAACGATCAGCCAGTGCATCAGTTAATCAAGAAGAGCATGGTGAACAAAGTCATTTGATTGTATGGCAAGTTCAATCACCACTACCTTCAAGTATGAATGTCTAA